The window tacatatatctAGTGTGGAAAACTCTTCTTTAAAAAAGCAGCTAGCTACAATAATTTTGATTGCAGTACCTTATTGGACATGATATTGATTAATCCGTGATTTGAGGTAAGATCAGCTGATAAGACGCAAGAAGGCAACTGAAACTTCACAGTTATGGAATCTATCATCTTTCCAGGATCATTTTTAATTCCAACCATTAGATTGATGCGACACGTGCCCGCATCTGATGTAATTTGTGGCTTTACATATATTGGAACTGTTTTCAACTTCTTAACCCTGCatgcaataataataaaaaaaaaaacatatgatgCACATGCGATCAAAAGCAGTAAAATAAAGGCATAATAAGTTTGGCCCAAAACTTCAACTGCTGCTCTAAATTTCCAAAAGTTCCAAATGCTCCCtattcttgtccaattgtaTTCAATAACCTCCTATTTCTCAATAGAGCTTTGTAGAAAATGGGAGACACGCTTCGTCACAAGCGTAAAAAGAAAATGCCAAATAGACAAATAATtaggaacttttgaaagttcacgggGCAATTGAAGTTTTGGGGTTACTTAATGCAATTGGACAATAACAAGGGCTTATTGAATACAACTTGTCATGAATAtggggttattgaatgcaatttgaTAAGAATAaagggttattgaatgcaattggataagaatatgaggttattgaatgcaattggacaaaaaTAGGGGTCATTTGAAACTTCAGGGGGGAACTAAAGTTTTGGGACCAAGTAGAAGGTGCAacagatgtattaagcctaaaataaaacaatattaAGCCCTCGGGCATTCCGATTTTGGTTGATTGAGCTccttatcttttatttcaacACATCAGATGTTTGACTCTTTATTTTTGGGATAAGGTCCAAATTTGCCCCTATCGTTTTTGGGAAAgtgcaaatttacccctaagatatgaaatggtaaaattttgCCCCTAATGTTTCCAAGTAGGATCAATCTTACCCCTATCAGATAGAAATTAAAACAGACTGGTCAGGCagggataaaattgatcttgcttggacACATTgggggaaatttttttactgGGTAAATCTGTACTTCCTTCAGAACTATGGGGCAAATTTAGACTTTATCCCTTTATTTTTTGTCACATTAAGCCCCGCACTCAAACTTTTGTTAATTGTGTTAACTCACTCCTGTTAAAATGCCATCAGGTTATCTAAACCATCTGATAGTCCCCAAAAGCCAAAAAAACACAGAATCTAAAATCAATGAAAAATGGCAGAGAAATCCCTAAATGTTTAAAAGTTGTgatgaaatagaaaatcaaaacAACAACTTTTCCATTTTGTCGAGTAATAGATGgattgaaaaggaaaaaaaaaaactttgaacCTACCATATAACCTTTAAATCGCAACAAACATAATTTTACCCGCGCTTACAAGGTTTGATCAGATGGCTTGGCACAAAGGGAGCtttatcacatgatttagatgATCCGACACCATTTTGACACGAGTGAGTTACAAAGTTAAGTGTATGTGAGAGGGATATGATGTGTTAAAATAAGAAATCAGGGACTCAATTCACCAAAATCGAAATAATCACGAGCATCAGGATACTTTAGCTACCTAAATTGACTTAAACTACTGCAAATTCAAAACAAACCTGTAACTCATGAGCTTAAATAGTCCATCAGGAGGAACAAAAGACAGGATGTGATGAGACTCCCATGGTCGAAACCGAACACATGGATGGAATCTCACGTCGTCGAGCATTGATGGGTTTGTAAATGAAAGCGTCAAATCAGGAACGCCTGTAATGTGTGAATTCACTTGCACTTCACCATAGACTTCGCATTTCACCAAAACCCCATCCCTGTACCATGATTGTAAAAGAGAAATTGATTAGCACATCAGATGCAAATTCACCTGATATAAAACATGTCATTCCACATCTAATGCTAAAGAAAACTTTTTTTCTCTCAGTGAAAATCATAACCAATATTTCAATAGTCCCAGCAGCCAGATAGAGAAAATGTGGAAATGGGATTGAGGTCCTTCACGTTCTGCATATTGCAACGAGACTACAAACTCCTAGGTAAATTGCATCGACGGACACTGAAGTTTAGGGTATGTTTTACAAAGGCCACtgaatttcattttctttcaataaaatcattccgGCAAATTTATATACAAAACCTCATAGGAATATTGAGGTGACTTAGAAGACAATTGACCATATGCCAACTAAGAAATAAGTCGGAGAAGGATGCTATTTTAAAATTCTTTAGTGGCTTAGAAGttaagagggcgagccttggcgcaacggtaaaacgttgttgtcgtgtgaccagaggtcacgggttcgagtcttaggggcggcctcttgccaattaaattggcaagggaaggcttgcccccaatacacccttgtggtgggacccctccccggaccctcgctcagcggggacgcgtaatgcgaccgggccgccctttagtGGCTTAGAAGTTAGAATGTGACGTGTGAGACACATGTGGCCGTAAAAATCAAACATGTCCAAAGTGGTGCTTAGTTGGCATGTATAGTTAAGTGTCTTATGTGCCATTTCAACATCTCGATGAGTTTTTGTACACAAATCAGCcggaatgactttattgaaagaaaatgaagttcagtgaccttTGTGAAATGGACCCCAAACTCTAGTCATCTATCGGTGTATTTTAACCCCACAACTCCCCAGTCCACACCCAACTAAAAGAACAATgaacctatgttgcacggacaccgaaaacgttatttctaaaacataaccttcatagatagccttcaaacaaaaacagaCACGAACACAAAACGCTACTAAAGAGAAGTGTTTGTGCAACATAGCAATGAACAATAAAAATAACTATTTCAACATTAGTTCTTGTAATCTGCAGATATGGTTTTCAACAAATTCGATTCACGATTCACAAAACGTGGATTCCGATTCACAAGTCGAATCTCAATGTGAAAACTATGTTCAGAACTATATTGAATCATAATAGTGTACTGTAGATGCAAAAAGAAAAGTAGGAAATCTAAAGCAAATTTGTTTATATATAGATAAGACCTGTTTATAGTGGCATCGATCTCTTCAACAAGATCAACATAAACTTCATTATTCGCATACTTTACATCCGATGTTCTCCATGGAACAGAAGATGATGTAGCACCCGGGAGGGTGTCGCTCATATTTGAACTGTTTCCAGTTACAACACTCAGAACTTTACTAACAATATTTGGTGGAGCAATCATCTCATGTAGTATGTTAGGTTCTGTTGTAAGAGGGAAGCCATTGTCTATCATCTCATCCAAAAGCTGCAAATTCAATAAACATATACCAGTTTGCATTCAATTCAAGCATAAAGATGGGTCAGAAAAGAATATTGGGATAACGTTTTTGAAGAAGTGCgccctaacgtatgaaatgatgTAAATTTAGCTCTAatgtttccaagcaagatcaattttaaccctaTATGTTACcgaaattttgaaaaagttgGTTTTACTGTTATTTCAGaacttccaaacaagtttgtggATAAACTGAAGCAATTTCGTACCTTTTTTctggttatttgtaactatattagtaagtaacatagtaaacattttaaCTTTAAATGTTAGGGTCAAATTTGGCCCTTATCCCAAGAATATCTAACTTTATAGCATAGCTATGGCGCAAGACTCTGGGCTTCTAACCAGAGAAGCCAAAAGGCGGTGTTTGTAAAGTGTGCACCTTTGGAGCCTTGTGTCTTGCCTGAGGCATGCCGAGGCGCTAATTCAGAATAAACACGGTGTTTTCGGGGTTCCAGCTATCTATATGATCTACGactaaaattaaattagaataagaacaaataaataaaaaaggaaagaagatgTGAACGGCATAATAGTACTAGTTAATTAACTTAGGATTTGGTTGAACTTTAGTCTTTAGATTTAGAATATTTATAATGAATTATGATTATGGAAAAGTTAGTAGTTTAGAATTTATTTTATGCATCTTATGATTAAGATTGTGTTCTTTGACTATTTGTTGCATTTTAGAAATGTTAATTGTTGTTATTTATAAttctataaattatttttctgtaGTGCACTTTGTGCAGCTCAGACACACACCTGAGCCTTGCACCTAGGCTCCAAGACCCCTTGTGTACCTTGCGCCTTTAATAAATATGATTTGTAGGATGCGATGCAAGCTCTTTTGAAAGACAGAATTCAATTTGTTTCGTGCGCAATAACAATCACTGCTACAGAAATAAGTACAAGGGAAGTACCTCGTAAACGATAATAAAATTGTCCTTTATTAAATCTTCATTCAACCCTTCAAGGTAATCTGAGAGGACATTAGCTACTCTGCAAAGAAACTAAAAATCAAGGATTTTAATGCTCTTGCTTGTATTCAAAAACCAGACAAACACAAATCCTTAATATATACCTCAATGGCCATCAAAGGCGGCATTTCAACTTGGGTACAAGCTAAAAATGTGATTCCATCGCGAACAATTTGGAACAAGTAATGAGTTGGTGAAGCAATAACCGATTGTTGCTATCAAAGGAAATAAGGGTAAAATGCTCAGACGGCCATTGAAATTTAGGATatgttttcattttctttcaataaaatcactaaaCTTCACATTTGATTTCAATGAACTCATACTGGCCAATTTGTCAGTCTGGCCAATTTATGTAAAAAAAGTCACTGAAATATTGACGTTGTACAGAAAACAATTGACTATATGTTAGCTAAGTGTCATGTCAAACATGTCTGACTTTTATGGCTGACGTAGTAGAAACAGGACAGCCAACGTATGCCATGTTGCACATCCTAAgccacaaaataaataaataaatcacatCCTTGTATGATGAGGCACTTAATTGACATATAGTTAAAACTATTTTATACACAAATTGGTCAGAATGACTTTACTGAAATCAAATATAAAGTTCAATTATATcattgaaagaaaatgaagttcaATTACTTTCGAGAAACATACCCTAACTTTCAGTGATCGTTAGTGCAATTTACCCAAAGAAACAGCAAGCAAATCATTAAAGGCACAAAAGGAGCACAACTTCACTGGTAATAAAATTGCAAATGGGAAATAAAACTAAGGCTTATTAAATCCAGGGCCTCATGTACTTGTTCAAATTATATGCCCCTCAACTTTGAAGATGTCTTGTAACCTAGGAAGCACCGATACATACAGATACGGGTGCaacagttttaaaaaatatgaaacacgggTACAGCAGGGACACGCTATATATCCATAATAAgtcattaattcatcaaaaagaaACATTTAATACTTCAAACTAATTAAACTACCAAAAAAGGGACAGCTGCTATATTCTTTTAATTAGATTTTGAATTCTTCTTTTATTAGGGTGTAACTAATTTTGTATATATCAACGCCTCTTTTTTTGTAAGATTATTACAAAATACCCCTAGTTCTACTTGATTAACTTAGAATCCGTGTCCCAAAAGTGTCCCAGCAGTATCCCGAAGTGTCcccattaaaaaagaaaagaaaaagaggggACACTTATTTTGGATTTACGGCTCACAGTGTCTCTGGAGTGTCTGACACTCTTAAGTTAACCTCGTAGAAATATCAGTGCAACCTAGCCTATAACCTCATGAACTTGCTTAAATGTCTCACTAGACCCCTAAGTCCACTTGCCAGAACAATGAGAGATTTAGAAAAGTTCAAATGTGTTTAACATTAAGCAAGTTCTCTAATAGATCATTGTAACCACTTCAGGAGCTAATAGgttactttaagcaagtttaggaggctAATAAATCACTATAAGCAAGTTTGGGGGCTAATGAGACATCTTAAAATACAAGACACCAATTGTATAATCTGAACAAATACAGTGACCCTTGAAGTACTAAGCCTAAAACTAAAATCAGCTAGAAAAAGTAAAGTGATTACAATTGGAATTAGATCCAGAAGTTAAAATATGAAAGAAAAGCAGAGAAAATGTACTAGTAAGAAGATATAAAGATACCTTGAAGGAATCACCTTGAGAAATGGCTTGATTCCAAAACCAATCACATATCGATCTGTCTACGCAGTGTCCTGTTAGCTGCTTCTCAAGCATTACCTCCCTATGAGAATTTTGCATACAATTCACGCAGATCAAATTGAAATACATCACAATTCCATAAGCAGGAAGTTTCAAATTAAAAGGATTGGAATGCAATCCTGCCATAGTTGACTTACCCGGAATCCGAGAGGAGGAATATGCACTGCAGCATCTCTCTAGCTCTGTGACTGTGAGCGCGATCGAGACGAAGAAACTAAGCGGAATCCAAGGCGGAAAAGAAGCGTCTCGTCTCTGAATCGTTGGAATTGATTTTCCGATGAAATAGAAATCGCGAATATGAGAATGGGTAAACGACGTCGTTTGAGATTTATGCTTATTCACCCATGGTGTTACTGTTTCCATGGCAAGGGATGAGTCCGGCAGGTCGGGCCGTATCTAATCGTGTTTAGAAATGCAACGGGTAAGGTATCTACAAATTGTGCCAATTCCAAACTCTTACTCATTTACTTTTTTAATTACTTGTATCCATTTCGCTATCCTTACAGATATATTTCATGAATCTCATACTCATCCTATTTAAATCGTAAGTACCCGTAGATATccttagttaaatagaataaaaGTTAAGAACTAAACAGTGTATTCTTAAAATACGAGGATTAAACGGTCTCTTAAGTAAAAAATGTAAGAACTAATAAACTATTTACCCTAAACTTTAATATTATTCATGGATGAAATTAATGACCTTTAAACTCAAAATCAATACAAAACTTTAATAACACTCTTCTAGTACGTTTGGAGACGACTTATATCCTATAATTTAGTTCTCTATACATAATATCTAATTAGTAGGGTTCAGAATTAGAAAATAAAGGTAACTCGAGCCAAATaatgtcttttttttaattgaaatcgAGTGTAAGACTTTTTCAGTTGGATATAAGTTGCGTAAAGACCTTGTATATATTGTTGTTAACTTCTACTTAGGTCATGCAAATATAGTTAAGGACATAAGCATTATGAGAATCTATATGTgctaaaagaataaaaaactcTTGAATCTTTAGAATTAGTTATGACTAAATCCGAAAAGGAGCCTCGACTTATGTGGCATGTAATAAAAGAATTCTGTAGCTCGTATCTTGCTTAATGCAACGATGATGGCATCACTAAGAGGTTTAGTAAGTATGAGAACACACAATAACTATATACCGTTTTGAAGAACAAGTGCGGAGCGGAGGTATGGCTTTAAGAAATCTTTATTCTCTATCGATCAAGATTGAACTTACTAGAAACGTCCTAATTATACTACGAAGAAACATCTAGGGAGATTTCGAACATGATCAACAAGATTAATGATGTTGGTCATAATTTGACTGATACGCAAAAGGTCCAAGTTGTTATTCGTTCTTTACCTAACAATTGGTTAATATCGATGTTCAACTTTATTATGTTGGGGCATTCTCAGTTGCTAATAGCCCCAACAATCAATGCAAGAAACACGAGAGCTTCAACGTAGAGAATAagctaaaaaattctaaaaaaaacggAAATAAAAAGGGAAGGTCTAATACATCCTTAGTCCctctaaattatttaaaaattgcAACTGGCCCCTTGTACTTCAAAACGTTACAACTAACCTtcttaacttgcttatttggaacaaataacccctcaaatgTCACGTGACAACACTTGATTGGAACTTCAAAATATTACAATAATCACGCGCTGCCAATCATGCATTGCCACATGGCATTTTAGGGATTATTTattccaaataaataaattgtgaGGTTAGTTgtaatatttaaagttaaagGGTCAGTTATAGTTTATGAACAACTTAGAAGGCATaaggatgtattaagccaaaaggGAACAAGCGGTCTAAAGGACGAAAAGCATAATGTTTTATTAGGGATGGTAACGGGTAGGATACCCGCGGGTAGTGTCAATCCCAAactcttacccgtttattttttaattactcgtacccgtcccattaccttAACAGGTAttttttgcatctcatacccttcccatttaattcgcgggtacccacggatacccttacccgttaagaatcaataaataaaataaaaaatattataaatttaacaaaatataaatttaataaatcatttatctaaaaattgaacaaattgaaccttaatcaataagaataagtagtttagtggtattagtcaatggttgaaaaataaaaagttgggatttaaaatctcaaatattacatctaaaaaataataatttttttaatatataaaagagttatgacgggtaacgggtactgGGTACCCTGTGGGATATTCTCATACCCGTCTTATTAACCTAATGGGTAATTATTTTGATCTCATActcttttatacagggtacggttAATCCTATTAGAGTCGGGTAGTACCGAATACCTGCGGGTactaggggtgtgcatcggttcggtttaaactgcataccgaaccgaaccgagtgaattcgatttttcggttcggtttttttaacaattcggttcggcatcggttttaattttaagtgtatttcggtgttcggtttgacaaaaaatgtgaaaaaaccgaaccgcaccgaattgcacatattttacatttttatatatatatacacatatatatttgatcatacaagtttaattttttttattattattgagataataacccaatatagatatattttggaaatatttaaattttttttgttgttgaggtaaatttaatgaaaaaatatagtgatttttatttgttgtttgttatttttaacttaattcggtttgttcggtttaaaccgaaccgaaccgcatatttcggttcggttttaattcggttttacctattattcggttcggtgtcggtttgaattattttgatcatttcggtATTCGATTTTTTCGGCTCGGTTCGGTTCGATTCAGTTTTGTACCGATGCACACGGGTACACTACCCTTTGCCATCCATATGTTTTAGGAGTGAAATGCTTTTAATGCCAATTAAGGGCATTATGTAACAAAATTCAAACTTGCTATTaagatatatttaattaactcaCAAATAGATGTGAGCGGTCGGAAAGTGGCACTTATTCCAAAACTGTTTGAAGTGTTAAAAATCCCAATTATTTCGAactttctctttttgttttttttttttaatagaatatTCAAACCTCATTTCATGGTATTTACATCTTTCTTATTCTTAAGCAAGTCCCCGAGAGGGCTTAATTGATCCATGATTTATGTTTCATCTTTCGCTTCCTTTGTTTCGAGGTCGATAAATATCGCATCATATTATTTACTTCTTTTAGGAGAGTTTTATGAACACATAATGTGGTTTGACGGTTATAAAGACATTATCACGTAGTTGGATACAATTAATAATTTGAAATACTTAGTTTCTAAAAAGATAGAGTCGTCATCCAGTTCCAGCAACCGGAATAGATTCGTTCAAAATGACTCTACCTTCTAGAGACTAGGTTTATGGATAATCACTTACTTAGATAATTGTTAAATTGTTAAATGATTTAAACTTTAATAACTAGTTTTCCCTTTAATCTATATGTTTTTTATATGGGTAAATATTTATAAGGTCCTTATATTTTTACATAACACACTAgtaagtccatcatattattataaggtccttaagttttatcttaatcaattctttaatcctCCCATTTGTTGTGTAAAGGAAAGTCCAAAATTGTccctagttatatacataaaaaaaattatcttttagtttcaaatttaatctaattagttttaataaagtttttgaactacatatacaccgaaattaatatacttgaaaaaatgtattattaattttcttaaatttttttaatataatatctttaaactaatattaaatattattataaattattttatcattttttaaaagtcattttttttattcgtaaaatttattagatttgtaaaaactttttacaatgatagtcttagtcctatttttaataattttgaaatattttccattcattttttaatcaataaattttacgttattaaattaaagttctataattatataaaaattaataaatcaattactttatattggagagattgtgattatataggaaaaaaatataaaataggaaaaatagatattttattattaaaacataaagcaaagggtaattttggtattttaaattttatttagtatagtttgatcATTGACCCAAGtataaggactaaggagttaacaaaatcaaaaacTGGaagactatataattatttctaaaaacacatAGACTAAGTAGTATATTAAGTAAAAATACatgaccttataattatttacctttttatatttatatatttatatatccaTGTATTCGTGGGACCTCatgaaatatttttaataaaataatggtGTTAATTGAAAATTAGATCTTCTTAAGAAATCAAATCTTTATTTGACAAAAGAATGGGAccaaattaatatcaaaatCACATACTAGGACCAAAACTGATATAAgctaataatagaattaaaattatttataattttaaaagaattaaaataatataaatatttcaaaGTCCACAAGTACAAAACAACAATAATGAAATCAAAATGAGGTGAAATTTTTTATACCTTTACGGAGCATTTGCTATTCTATTGGAATAggaataaagataaaattgggatagagataaggataaatgataggaataaggataaaaatatgatagtcgaaaattattattcaatgtttagtatgtgggatatggataaaataatacattttactattttaaccttatttaaactacataacattgatttgagggataagatgaacttttccatcctattaaaatcgcatgaGCTTATCTCACCTCCTTATATCATCCCCCTCTTGGGTATAAGATTTGAGGGATAAAAGGTTTATCCCTCAtatgtctcactcttctatctcccaaacaaacacgagataacttatctcgtgttttttatccatatcccaacttctatatcccttctaacaaacaccccgttagTGCATTATCATTATAGCGTGTCTCTAGTATTTAGTTTGGTTCTAACACTATGAGCCTTTGTGGGCTACTTTTCGACTCTCGGGAGATTCTTTTTGAATTTATGACATTTAGATCCTTTTTTATCGAACTATAATTGTCAAATTTATGCTTTTGGACAGATCAACTCTTAAATTTAATAGCCTAACTTTCTCTCACTTCAGACTTactttctcttttctctttttggtgGTAGGAATTTTACCTCTTTAAAAGTCCGAATTTCTCTAAAAACTTTCTCTCTaaacaaaatatgaatttctaaaAAAGCTAATTTCTCTATTTATCTCTCATTTCCTCAAAATTTTCCCATTTCAAATGGGTAATGGGGATTCATATCTATACGAGCCCCCAGAAGGAAAAAGGGTTTGATTTAAGCCATATTTAATGTGGCCTAGGCCACCTAAGAGGGTTGGACCCCACTTGGAGAGAAAAGGCAAACTCCCCGGGCCGGAGCTGTGACGTTTCTGTTGCCTCTCGACATTTTGGAGTTCATTGACGAATatgttagaaaaataaaaaaatcccctcaaattctaatttttttaaatcaaaattacaaaaataccctttatTTTTTACTTAGTCTACTTTTAAATCCATTATTCAGAAATTCTTACAATCCTTCTCGAATCCTTGCAAAACTTGTTCGCGAGGAATGGAAGAAGATGCATAAACTTAACTGGTGGAATAATGAGAACTTCTACGGTGGACCGGGTGCAATGGACCCAACCAATGAAAAAAGAGAATCATGTTACCTCATTAGGAGATGATTGATTTAAGGAAAGAAAGTGCACAATTGTCACGTTTCTATTGGCAATGTCCAATGAACTGGGATCATAGTAGAATTTCTCTGGAATAATTGACTGACAGAAACGGATGTTGAAGGTGAGGAATGGAAGAATATGAAGGTTTTGATCTTTTTGAGAATTTAGGGTTAGAAATTTAAGTTAAAAACTTAAT is drawn from Euphorbia lathyris chromosome 9, ddEupLath1.1, whole genome shotgun sequence and contains these coding sequences:
- the LOC136206496 gene encoding AP-3 complex subunit mu isoform X1, with the protein product MLQCIFLLSDSGEVMLEKQLTGHCVDRSICDWFWNQAISQGDSFKQQSVIASPTHYLFQIVRDGITFLACTQVEMPPLMAIEFLCRVANVLSDYLEGLNEDLIKDNFIIVYELLDEMIDNGFPLTTEPNILHEMIAPPNIVSKVLSVVTGNSSNMSDTLPGATSSSVPWRTSDVKYANNEVYVDLVEEIDATINRDGVLVKCEVYGEVQVNSHITGVPDLTLSFTNPSMLDDVRFHPCVRFRPWESHHILSFVPPDGLFKLMSYRVKKLKTVPIYVKPQITSDAGTCRINLMVGIKNDPGKMIDSITVKFQLPSCVLSADLTSNHGLINIMSNKMCSWSIDRIPKDRTPSLSGTLTLEAGLERLHVFPIFQVSFRIQGIALSGLQIDKLDLKVIPNRLYKGFRALTRAGHYEVRS
- the LOC136206496 gene encoding AP-3 complex subunit mu isoform X2, translating into MLQCIFLLSDSGEVMLEKQLTGHCVDRSICDWFWNQAISQGDSFKQQSVIASPTHYLFQIVRDGITFLACTQVEMPPLMAIEFLCRVANVLSDYLEGLNEDLIKDNFIIVYELLDEMIDNGFPLTTEPNILHEMIAPPNIVSKVLSVVTGNSSNMSDTLPGATSSSVPWRTSDVKYANNEVYVDLVEEIDATINRDGVLVKCEVYGEVQVNSHITGVPDLTLSFTNPSMLDDVRFHPCVRFRPWESHHILSFVPPDGLFKLMSYRVKKLKTVPIYVKPQITSDAGTCRINLMVGIKNDPGKMIDSITVKFQLPSCVLSADLTSNHGLINIMSNKALFFILADVFVVDRSNTER